A single Oncorhynchus mykiss isolate Arlee chromosome 24, USDA_OmykA_1.1, whole genome shotgun sequence DNA region contains:
- the cryba1a gene encoding beta-crystallin A1-2: MALTTPNPMGPWKITVYDQENFQGKRMEFTASCQNIMECGVDNIRSLKVECGAWVGYEHSSFSGQQFVLERGEYPRWESWSGSNAYHIERLMSFRPVCSANHKESKIVVFERENFIGKQWEMNDDYPSLQAMGWGNNEIGSMQVQSGAWVCYQFPGYRGYQYIMECDRHGGEYKHYREWGSHAQTFQVQSLRRIQQ; the protein is encoded by the exons ATGGCGCTGACTACTCCTAACCCAATGGGACCATGGAAG ATCACAGTCTACGACCAGGAGAACTTCCAGGGAAAGCGTATGGAGTTCACTGCTTCCTGCCAGAACATCATGGAGTGTGGCGTGGACAACATTCGCTCACTGAAGGTCGAGTGTGGAGC ctgGGTTGGGTACGAGCACTCCAGCTTCTCTGGGCAGCAGTTTGTGTTGGAGCGTGGAGAGTACCCTCGCTGGGAGTCCTGGAGTGGCAGCAACGCCTACCACATTGAGAGGTTGATGTCCTTCCGCCCAGTCTGCTCTGCC AACCATAAGGAGTCCAAGATTGTGGTGTTTGAAAGGGAGAACTTCATTGGCAAGCAGTGGGAGATGAACGATGACTACCCCTCCCTGCAGGCCATGGGCTGGGGCAACAACGAGATCGGATCCATGCAGGTCCAGAGTGGAGC CTGGGTATGCTACCAGTTCCCCGGTTACCGTGGCTACCAGTACATCATGGAGTGCGACCGTCATGGCGGAGAGTACAAACACTACAGGGAGTGGGGCTCCCACGCTCAGACCTTCCAGGTCCAGTCTCTGCGTCGCATCCAGCAGTGA